Proteins encoded together in one Mycobacterium simiae window:
- a CDS encoding HAD-IA family hydrolase, protein MTGAVSADGQAPQLVIFDLDGTLTDSAEGIVASFLHALSDIGAPVPEGDLVARIVGPPMDETFHALGLGEDADAAFAAFRAEYGARGWAINTLFEGIETLLADLRAAGVRLAVATSKLEPTAQRILAHFDLDQYFEVIAGACPDGSRRSKQEVLAHALAQLQPLPERVLMVGDRSHDVDGAAAHGIDTVVVGWGYGQADFADGTATTGVTHAATVAELRRALGV, encoded by the coding sequence GTGACAGGAGCAGTTTCGGCCGACGGGCAGGCGCCTCAGCTGGTGATCTTCGACCTCGACGGCACGCTGACCGATTCCGCCGAAGGCATCGTCGCCAGCTTCCTGCACGCGCTCAGCGACATCGGCGCCCCAGTTCCCGAGGGTGATCTGGTCGCCCGCATCGTCGGACCGCCGATGGACGAAACGTTTCACGCGCTGGGGCTGGGCGAGGACGCCGATGCGGCGTTCGCGGCGTTTCGGGCCGAATACGGCGCGCGGGGCTGGGCCATCAACACGCTGTTCGAGGGGATCGAGACGCTGCTGGCCGATCTGCGGGCCGCCGGCGTGCGGCTGGCTGTGGCCACCTCGAAGCTGGAACCGACGGCACAGCGCATCCTCGCCCATTTCGACCTCGACCAGTATTTCGAGGTGATCGCCGGGGCCTGCCCGGACGGCTCACGCCGCAGCAAGCAGGAGGTCCTGGCCCACGCGCTGGCCCAGCTGCAGCCGCTGCCCGAGCGGGTGCTGATGGTCGGCGACCGCAGCCACGACGTCGACGGGGCCGCCGCGCACGGCATCGACACCGTCGTCGTCGGTTGGGGCTACGGCCAGGCCGACTTCGCCGACGGCACCGCCACGACCGGCGTCACACACGCCGCGACCGTCGCCGAGCTCCGGAGGGCGCTGGGTGTCTAA
- a CDS encoding VOC family protein, with the protein MPFPALNHVAVTVRDLKVSGPWYRDLLGDDPAFDEHTDAGFRHQVWFLDGGTIFGIHQHDEPAPDEKFSEHRVGLDHVGFGCANRAELESWVRRLDELGIAHGGIVDESYGSGLSFRDPDGIALEFFAPPS; encoded by the coding sequence ATGCCTTTTCCTGCTCTCAATCATGTTGCGGTCACGGTGCGCGATCTCAAGGTCAGCGGCCCCTGGTATCGCGATCTCCTCGGCGACGATCCGGCCTTCGACGAACACACCGATGCCGGCTTTCGACACCAGGTGTGGTTCCTCGACGGCGGCACGATCTTCGGCATCCATCAGCACGACGAGCCGGCGCCCGACGAGAAATTCAGCGAACACCGCGTCGGCCTCGATCACGTCGGCTTCGGCTGCGCAAATCGCGCCGAGTTGGAGAGCTGGGTCAGACGGCTCGACGAACTGGGCATCGCGCACGGCGGTATCGTCGACGAGTCGTACGGCTCGGGTTTGAGTTTCCGTGACCCCGACGGCATCGCGCTGGAGTTCTTCGCCCCGCCCAGCTGA
- a CDS encoding zinc ribbon domain-containing protein, translated as MKAEVAQQRWLLELSELDAELTRVAHRATRLPERAAIERMRGEHDAANDRMGALRIALEDLDAQVSRYESEIASVRQREDRDRALLASGATDAKQLTDLQHELDTLMRRQASLEDSLLEVMERREELQAQLDTEHGVVEALQADLASAQQALDAALAEIEESRSDLASRRDRLAADLDPALSALYERQRAGGGPGAGPLLGHRCGACRIEIDRGEMARISAAADDDVVRCPECGAILLRVKAVGR; from the coding sequence ATGAAAGCTGAAGTAGCACAGCAGCGTTGGCTGCTGGAACTGTCCGAACTGGATGCCGAGCTGACTCGGGTCGCGCACCGCGCCACCCGGCTGCCCGAGCGTGCCGCCATCGAGCGGATGCGCGGTGAACACGACGCCGCCAACGACCGGATGGGTGCCCTGCGCATCGCGCTGGAGGATCTGGACGCGCAGGTCTCCCGGTACGAGTCGGAGATCGCGTCGGTGCGCCAGCGAGAGGACCGCGATCGAGCGTTGCTCGCGTCGGGGGCCACCGACGCCAAGCAGCTGACCGACCTGCAGCACGAGCTGGATACCCTGATGCGGCGTCAGGCCAGCCTGGAGGATTCGCTGCTGGAAGTCATGGAACGCCGCGAGGAACTGCAGGCCCAACTGGACACCGAACACGGTGTGGTCGAAGCGCTGCAAGCAGATTTGGCCAGCGCGCAGCAGGCGCTCGACGCCGCGCTCGCCGAAATCGAAGAGAGCCGCAGCGATCTCGCATCCCGGCGCGACCGGTTGGCCGCGGACCTGGACCCCGCCCTGAGTGCTCTCTACGAACGACAGCGGGCCGGGGGAGGCCCGGGTGCGGGGCCGTTACTCGGACACCGGTGCGGCGCCTGCCGCATCGAGATCGATCGCGGTGAAATGGCCCGCATCTCCGCGGCCGCCGACGACGACGTGGTGCGCTGCCCGGAATGCGGGGCAATTCTGTTGCGGGTCAAGGCGGTCGGACGATGA
- a CDS encoding bifunctional RNase H/acid phosphatase, protein MKVIVEADGGSRGNPGPAGYGAVVHSADRATVLAESMQAIGRATNNVAEYRGLIAGLEDAARLNANEVDVCMDSKLVVEQMSGRWKVKHPALAELHAQARRLAARFDRITYTWIPRERNKHADRLANEAMDAAAEIDTETREAATADAAAPETAETGAQTIAPQALSSPGWTGARGHPTRLLLLRHGQTELSVQRRYSGRGNPELTELGRRQAQAAARYLAARGGIAAVISSPLQRAYDTATVAAKALGLDVAVDDDLIETDFGVWEGLTFVEAAERDPELHTRWLRDTSTAPPGGESFDAALERVRRARDRITADYPGATVLVVSHVTPIKMLLRMALDAGPGILYRLHLDLASLSIAEFYSDGASSVRLVNQTGYL, encoded by the coding sequence ATGAAGGTGATCGTCGAGGCCGACGGCGGATCCCGCGGCAACCCCGGCCCGGCCGGCTACGGCGCGGTGGTGCACAGCGCCGACCGCGCGACCGTGCTGGCCGAAAGCATGCAAGCCATCGGCCGGGCGACCAACAACGTCGCCGAATACCGCGGCCTGATCGCCGGTTTGGAAGACGCCGCGCGGCTGAATGCCAACGAAGTCGACGTCTGCATGGATTCCAAGCTGGTGGTCGAGCAGATGTCCGGGCGCTGGAAGGTCAAGCACCCCGCCCTCGCCGAGCTACACGCCCAGGCGCGCAGGCTGGCCGCGCGATTCGACCGGATCACCTATACCTGGATCCCGCGCGAACGCAACAAACATGCCGATCGGCTGGCCAACGAAGCGATGGACGCCGCCGCCGAGATCGACACCGAGACCCGCGAGGCCGCGACCGCCGATGCCGCGGCCCCCGAGACCGCCGAAACGGGAGCGCAAACCATTGCGCCCCAAGCACTGTCATCACCGGGCTGGACCGGTGCGCGCGGTCACCCGACCCGGCTGCTGTTGCTGCGACACGGGCAGACCGAGCTGTCGGTGCAACGCCGCTACTCGGGGCGGGGGAACCCGGAACTGACCGAGCTGGGGCGCCGGCAGGCGCAGGCGGCCGCGCGCTACCTGGCCGCCCGCGGCGGTATCGCCGCGGTGATCTCCTCGCCGCTGCAACGCGCCTACGACACCGCGACGGTGGCCGCCAAGGCGCTGGGCCTGGACGTGGCCGTGGACGACGACTTGATCGAGACCGATTTCGGTGTCTGGGAAGGGTTGACGTTCGTCGAGGCCGCCGAGCGCGATCCCGAGCTGCACACCCGCTGGCTGCGCGATACCAGCACGGCGCCGCCCGGCGGTGAGAGCTTCGATGCCGCACTCGAGCGGGTCCGCCGGGCGCGGGATCGCATCACTGCCGACTATCCCGGTGCCACGGTGCTCGTCGTCTCGCACGTGACGCCGATCAAGATGCTGCTGCGAATGGCATTGGACGCCGGACCCGGGATCCTATACCGGCTGCACCTTGACCTGGCATCGCTGAGTATCGCCGAGTTCTATTCGGACGGCGCATCGTCGGTGCGACTGGTGAATCAGACCGGCTATTTGTAG
- a CDS encoding low molecular weight protein-tyrosine-phosphatase: MSKPLHVTFVCTGNICRSPMAEKMFAHQLRQRGLADAVRVTSAGTGNWHVGSCADERAAGVLRAHGYATDHCAVQVDDDHLNADLVVALGRNHLRILQQLGVDPDRIRMLRSFDPRSGAYALDVEDPYYGDPADFEDVLAVIEAALPGLHAWVDERLAENGHGDA, from the coding sequence GTGTCTAAGCCTTTGCATGTGACGTTCGTGTGCACCGGCAACATTTGCCGCTCGCCGATGGCCGAGAAGATGTTCGCCCACCAACTGCGCCAGCGCGGTCTGGCCGACGCGGTGCGGGTGACCAGCGCGGGCACCGGCAACTGGCATGTCGGCAGCTGCGCCGACGAGCGCGCCGCCGGGGTGCTGCGGGCGCACGGCTATGCCACCGATCACTGCGCCGTGCAGGTCGACGACGACCACCTCAACGCCGATCTGGTGGTGGCGTTGGGCCGCAACCATCTTCGGATCCTGCAGCAGCTGGGTGTCGACCCCGACCGGATCCGGATGCTGCGCTCGTTCGACCCGCGGTCGGGGGCCTACGCCCTCGACGTCGAGGACCCGTACTACGGCGACCCGGCCGACTTCGAGGACGTGCTGGCCGTCATCGAGGCCGCCTTGCCCGGGCTGCACGCCTGGGTGGACGAGCGGTTAGCGGAAAACGGGCACGGTGATGCCTAA
- a CDS encoding cobalamin biosynthesis protein codes for MRASRIRIVGVLAGCLADLAVGDPRRGHPVAGFGHTVAQLERLTYRDSRLAGALQVSLAVGAVGALGTAAQRSVARSPLWSIAATAAATWMALGGTSLARTGRQMAQLLDRDDVEGARQLLPSLCGRDPDRLDRAGLIRAALESVAENTSDAQVAPLLWASVGGVPAVLVYRAVNTLDAMIGHRSPRYLRFGWAAARLDDLANYAPARVTAALAVLCAPLVGGSPSATVRAWHRDAARHPSPNAGVVEAAFAGALGVRLGGPTHYHHELQIRPTLGDGRRPGAGDLRRAVVLSRLVQLAAALSVAAATHTLGTGKMG; via the coding sequence GTGCGTGCGAGCCGAATCCGGATCGTCGGCGTGTTGGCCGGTTGCCTGGCCGATCTCGCGGTGGGGGATCCGCGACGAGGGCATCCGGTCGCCGGATTCGGGCACACCGTGGCGCAACTCGAGCGGTTGACGTATCGCGACAGCAGGCTCGCCGGAGCGCTGCAGGTAAGCCTTGCGGTCGGCGCGGTCGGTGCGCTGGGCACGGCCGCGCAACGAAGCGTCGCTCGTAGCCCGCTGTGGTCGATCGCCGCCACGGCCGCGGCCACCTGGATGGCACTGGGTGGAACATCCTTGGCCCGCACCGGCCGCCAGATGGCGCAGCTGCTCGACCGCGACGACGTCGAAGGCGCGCGGCAACTGCTGCCGTCGCTGTGTGGACGCGACCCCGACCGGCTGGACCGCGCCGGGCTGATCAGGGCGGCGCTGGAGTCCGTCGCCGAGAACACTTCCGACGCGCAGGTGGCGCCGTTGCTGTGGGCGAGCGTGGGCGGGGTGCCCGCCGTGCTGGTATACCGCGCGGTCAACACCCTGGACGCGATGATCGGCCACCGCTCGCCGCGCTACCTCCGGTTCGGTTGGGCGGCAGCACGATTGGATGATCTGGCAAATTATGCCCCGGCTCGGGTGACCGCGGCGCTGGCGGTTTTGTGCGCGCCGCTCGTCGGGGGATCGCCGTCGGCCACCGTGCGCGCCTGGCACCGCGACGCGGCCCGCCATCCCAGCCCGAACGCCGGAGTCGTCGAGGCGGCGTTCGCCGGGGCGTTGGGGGTGCGGTTGGGCGGCCCCACGCACTATCACCACGAGTTGCAGATTCGCCCCACCCTCGGCGACGGCCGTCGGCCCGGCGCCGGAGACCTGCGCCGGGCGGTGGTGCTGTCGCGGCTGGTGCAGCTGGCGGCCGCCCTGAGCGTTGCGGCGGCCACGCATACGCTCGGCACCGGCAAAATGGGCTAG
- a CDS encoding SURF1 family cytochrome oxidase biogenesis protein, with the protein MPNIRSRLAFLLRPGWIALILVVVAFTYLCFMVLAPWQLGKNSRTSRENHQIETSLNTAPVPLKTLLPQQDSSAPADQWRRVTATGHYLADVEVLARLRAIEGDQAFEVLVPFVVDDGPTVLVDRGYVRPEPGSHVPPIPRPPQDTVTITARLRDSEPLVRDKEPFSRDGVQQVYSINTQQISVLTKEPLTGSYLQLVENQPGVLGVIGVPHLDAGPFLSYGIQWISFGILAPIGLGYFAYSEIRARRQHKQQAEAPMTVEEKLADRYGRRR; encoded by the coding sequence ATGCCTAACATCCGGTCGCGCCTGGCCTTCCTGCTCCGGCCGGGTTGGATAGCGCTGATCCTGGTGGTCGTCGCGTTCACCTACCTGTGCTTCATGGTGCTGGCGCCATGGCAGCTGGGCAAGAACAGTCGTACGTCGCGGGAGAACCATCAGATCGAAACCTCGCTCAACACCGCCCCGGTGCCACTGAAAACCCTTCTACCCCAGCAGGATTCGTCCGCGCCGGCCGACCAATGGCGCCGGGTCACCGCGACAGGGCATTATCTGGCCGACGTCGAGGTGCTGGCCCGGTTGCGCGCGATCGAGGGCGATCAGGCCTTCGAGGTGCTGGTGCCGTTCGTCGTCGACGACGGCCCGACCGTCCTCGTCGACCGGGGGTACGTGCGTCCCGAGCCGGGTTCGCACGTGCCGCCGATCCCGCGCCCGCCGCAGGACACCGTGACCATCACGGCGCGGCTACGCGACTCCGAGCCGCTGGTGCGCGACAAGGAGCCCTTCTCCAGAGACGGTGTGCAGCAGGTGTATTCGATCAACACCCAACAGATCTCGGTGCTGACGAAGGAGCCGCTGACCGGGTCGTATCTGCAGCTGGTCGAAAACCAGCCGGGCGTCCTCGGCGTCATCGGTGTGCCGCACCTCGACGCGGGGCCGTTTCTGTCCTACGGCATCCAGTGGATCTCATTCGGCATCCTGGCGCCGATCGGGCTGGGCTACTTTGCCTACTCGGAAATCCGGGCGCGCCGTCAGCACAAGCAACAGGCCGAGGCGCCGATGACGGTCGAGGAGAAACTCGCCGACCGCTACGGCCGGCGGCGCTAG
- the cobC gene encoding Rv2231c family pyridoxal phosphate-dependent protein CobC, translated as MASPDPSPLAMGRYHGDQAAAPGMLDFAVNVRHSRPPQWLTERLAARLPDLARYPSIDDVRRAQDAAAARHGRAREEVLPLAGAAEGFALLPNLLPTLAAIIAPAFTEPAVALSAAGVPVHHVVLEPPFGLDGALEAGRVPPDADLVVVGNPTNPTSVLHRRAQLLALRRPGRILVVDEAFADSIPGEPESLAAEPLPDVLVLRSLTKSWALAGLRVGYALGVPELLARLTCRRAHWPVGTLQLTAIAACCAADAVAAAAADAARLVRLRAEMADGLAALGAEVVDGAAPFLLFRSPDAVRIRNHLQNKGIAVRRCDTFVGLDEQYLRAAVRPEWPLLVQAIAQCVPVSHGRRR; from the coding sequence ATGGCGAGTCCGGATCCGAGCCCGCTTGCGATGGGGCGCTATCACGGTGATCAGGCCGCCGCGCCGGGGATGCTGGACTTCGCGGTCAACGTCCGTCACTCCCGGCCGCCGCAGTGGTTGACCGAGCGGCTGGCGGCGCGGCTGCCGGACCTGGCCCGCTACCCGAGCATCGACGACGTGCGCCGGGCGCAGGACGCCGCCGCCGCGCGGCACGGCCGAGCGCGCGAGGAGGTGCTGCCGCTGGCCGGGGCGGCCGAGGGGTTCGCGTTGCTGCCCAACCTGCTGCCCACGCTGGCAGCGATCATCGCGCCCGCGTTCACCGAGCCGGCCGTGGCGCTGAGCGCCGCCGGCGTACCCGTGCACCACGTCGTTCTCGAGCCGCCGTTCGGGCTCGACGGCGCGCTCGAGGCCGGGCGGGTGCCGCCGGACGCCGACCTCGTCGTGGTCGGCAATCCGACCAACCCGACCTCGGTGCTGCACCGCCGTGCACAGCTGCTGGCCCTGCGTCGGCCGGGACGGATCCTGGTGGTCGACGAGGCTTTCGCCGATTCGATTCCCGGCGAGCCGGAATCGCTGGCCGCCGAGCCGCTGCCCGACGTGCTGGTGCTGCGCAGCCTGACCAAGTCCTGGGCGCTGGCCGGCCTGCGCGTGGGCTATGCCTTAGGCGTCCCCGAGCTGTTGGCGCGGTTGACCTGCCGGCGTGCGCACTGGCCGGTCGGCACGCTGCAGCTGACCGCGATCGCGGCGTGCTGCGCGGCCGACGCGGTCGCCGCCGCGGCGGCCGACGCGGCACGGCTGGTCCGGCTGCGCGCCGAGATGGCTGACGGGCTGGCCGCACTGGGCGCCGAGGTGGTCGACGGTGCGGCCCCATTCCTACTGTTCCGCAGCCCCGATGCGGTTCGGATCCGAAATCACTTGCAGAACAAGGGGATTGCCGTACGCCGCTGTGACACCTTCGTCGGTTTGGACGAGCAGTACCTGCGAGCCGCGGTCCGGCCGGAGTGGCCGCTGCTGGTCCAGGCGATCGCGCAGTGCGTGCCGGTATCGCACGGGAGGCGCCGGTGA
- a CDS encoding oxygenase MpaB family protein, with amino-acid sequence MKRSATRVADLLNAASPLLPAANVIMQLSLPGVGYGVLESPVDSGNVYKHPFKRARTTGTYLAVATIGTEADRTMIRQAVDVVHRQVRSTSSSPVSYNAFDPKLQLWVAACLYRYFVDQHEFLHGQLEEASADAVYRDAKRLGTTLQVPERMWPPDRVAFDEYWKRSLDELHIDPPVREHLRGVAAMAFLPSPLRTLVGPFNLFATTGFLAPEFRAMMQLGWSRGQQRRFGWLLSALRLADLVIPHRVWLVGYRMYLWDMRFRARRGRRIV; translated from the coding sequence ATGAAGCGGTCGGCAACTCGGGTCGCCGACCTGCTGAATGCCGCGTCACCACTGCTGCCTGCGGCGAACGTGATCATGCAGCTGTCCCTGCCGGGCGTGGGCTACGGCGTTTTGGAGAGCCCGGTGGACAGCGGCAACGTCTACAAGCACCCGTTCAAGCGGGCCCGGACTACCGGCACCTACCTCGCGGTCGCGACCATCGGGACCGAGGCGGATCGCACGATGATCCGCCAGGCGGTCGACGTCGTGCATCGCCAGGTGCGGTCCACGTCGTCCAGCCCGGTGTCCTACAACGCCTTTGACCCGAAACTGCAGCTGTGGGTGGCCGCGTGCCTGTACCGCTATTTCGTGGATCAGCACGAGTTTCTGCACGGACAGCTCGAGGAGGCCAGCGCCGACGCGGTCTATCGCGACGCCAAGCGGCTGGGCACCACCCTGCAGGTGCCCGAGCGTATGTGGCCGCCGGATCGGGTCGCCTTCGACGAGTATTGGAAGCGGTCGCTCGACGAGCTGCATATCGACCCACCGGTGCGTGAGCATCTGCGCGGCGTGGCCGCCATGGCGTTTCTGCCGTCGCCGTTGCGTACGCTGGTGGGTCCGTTCAATTTGTTTGCCACGACGGGCTTTCTGGCGCCCGAATTTCGGGCGATGATGCAACTGGGCTGGTCGCGGGGTCAGCAACGCCGGTTCGGCTGGTTGCTATCCGCATTGCGGCTGGCCGATCTGGTCATTCCACACCGCGTGTGGCTTGTTGGCTACCGGATGTATTTGTGGGACATGCGATTCCGGGCCCGTCGCGGCCGGCGGATCGTCTAG
- a CDS encoding Nif3-like dinuclear metal center hexameric protein: protein MRVRLFDVIAVLDEAYPPRLARSWDSVGLVCGDPGDLLESVTIAVDATPAVVDEVPEAGLLLAHHPLLLRGVDTVAASTPKGALVHRLIRTGRSLFTAHTNADSANPGVSDALAQALGLSVEAALEPACGPGDLDKWVIYVPRENAAAVQAAMFDAGAGHIGDYSHCSWSVSGIGQFLPLDGANPAIGSVGAVERVEEDRFEVVAPARARAAVLAAMRAAHPYEEPAFDIFALVPPPGDTGLGRIGTLTQPEPLRAFVARVNAALPRTSWGVRAAGDPDRMVSRVAVCGGAGDSLLSVVARADVQAYLTADLRHHPADEHRRASEVALIDVAHWASEFPWCAQAAGVLRSRFGAALEVRVSTIRTDPWNLGHGGSNSCGDQS, encoded by the coding sequence GTGAGGGTACGGCTGTTCGATGTCATCGCGGTGCTCGACGAGGCCTACCCACCGCGGCTGGCCCGATCGTGGGATTCGGTCGGGCTGGTGTGCGGCGACCCCGGTGACCTGCTCGAGTCGGTCACGATCGCCGTCGACGCCACGCCGGCGGTGGTCGACGAAGTCCCCGAGGCCGGGCTGCTGCTGGCGCATCACCCGTTGCTGCTGCGCGGCGTAGACACGGTCGCGGCCAGCACCCCCAAAGGGGCGCTGGTACACCGGCTGATCCGGACCGGCCGCTCGCTGTTCACCGCGCACACCAATGCCGACTCCGCGAACCCCGGTGTCTCCGACGCGCTGGCGCAGGCCCTTGGCCTGTCCGTCGAAGCCGCGCTCGAACCCGCCTGCGGGCCAGGTGATCTCGACAAATGGGTGATCTATGTGCCGCGGGAGAACGCCGCGGCGGTGCAAGCCGCCATGTTCGACGCGGGCGCCGGCCACATCGGCGACTACTCACACTGCAGCTGGAGCGTCAGCGGCATCGGGCAATTCTTGCCGCTCGACGGCGCCAACCCGGCGATCGGCAGCGTCGGCGCCGTCGAGCGCGTCGAGGAGGACCGCTTCGAGGTGGTGGCGCCCGCGCGGGCCCGGGCCGCGGTGTTGGCGGCGATGCGCGCCGCCCATCCCTACGAGGAGCCCGCGTTCGACATCTTCGCCCTGGTGCCGCCGCCCGGCGATACCGGACTGGGCCGCATCGGCACGCTGACACAGCCGGAACCGTTGCGGGCCTTCGTCGCCCGCGTCAATGCCGCGCTGCCGCGGACGTCCTGGGGGGTGCGGGCCGCCGGCGACCCGGATCGAATGGTGTCGAGGGTCGCGGTGTGCGGCGGCGCCGGGGATTCGCTGCTGAGCGTCGTCGCCCGCGCCGACGTGCAGGCCTACCTCACCGCCGATCTGCGTCATCATCCCGCCGACGAGCATCGCCGGGCCTCCGAGGTGGCGCTGATCGACGTGGCGCACTGGGCCAGCGAGTTCCCGTGGTGCGCACAGGCCGCCGGGGTACTGCGGTCCCGCTTTGGGGCTGCGCTTGAGGTGCGCGTGTCCACCATCCGCACCGACCCGTGGAATCTCGGGCATGGCGGATCCAACTCTTGTGGAGATCAGTCATGA
- a CDS encoding CYTH and CHAD domain-containing protein, whose product MPETSRHLEVERKFDVLESTVTPSFEGIAAVARVEKLPTQSLDAVYFDTQTQDLARNKITLRRRTGGHDAGWHLKLPAGPDARTEVRAPLGSADDDSVPGELLDVVLAIVRDRPLKPVARITTERESQVLYGVDGAPFAEFSNDHVRAWSAGATDGLGSGPVEQEWREWELELDESSGTTDAELLQRLSNRLLDAGAQPAGHGSKLARVLSAVQSAEAKPTTKPPEDPVQRAVAEQVEELLVWDRAVRADVFDAVHQMRVTTRKIRSLLKDAQAALGVSDDWSYTWVLDELRELAGVLGVARDAEVLEQRYQQELDRLAPELVRGPVRERLVEGAKRRYQAGLRRSLIAMRSQRYFRVLDALDAIVAEGFTAAAGGKPAVTIDTAYKKVRKAAKAAAELEQATPEEHGPDAGPDVEADAEHDEEHDEEHDEEHDHDEALHVIRKRAKRLRYTAAATGADDVSKEAKAIQSLLGDHQDSVVSREHLAQQADAAHAAGEDTFTYGLLYQQESDLAERCRAQLDRALRKLDKAVKKAR is encoded by the coding sequence ATGCCAGAAACGTCGCGCCATCTGGAGGTGGAGCGCAAGTTCGACGTCCTCGAATCCACGGTCACGCCGTCGTTTGAAGGCATAGCCGCGGTGGCGCGGGTGGAGAAGTTGCCGACGCAGTCGCTGGACGCGGTGTATTTCGACACGCAGACGCAGGACCTGGCGCGCAACAAGATCACGTTGCGGCGCCGCACCGGTGGCCACGACGCCGGCTGGCACCTGAAGCTGCCGGCCGGGCCGGACGCCCGCACGGAGGTCCGCGCCCCGTTGGGGTCCGCCGACGACGACAGCGTCCCCGGTGAGTTACTGGACGTGGTGCTGGCCATCGTTCGGGACCGCCCGCTCAAACCGGTCGCCCGGATCACCACGGAGCGTGAAAGCCAGGTTCTCTACGGCGTGGACGGCGCTCCGTTTGCCGAGTTCTCCAACGATCACGTGCGCGCCTGGTCGGCGGGCGCGACCGACGGCCTCGGCTCGGGGCCGGTCGAGCAAGAGTGGCGCGAGTGGGAGCTGGAGCTCGACGAGTCAAGCGGGACAACCGATGCCGAGCTGCTGCAGCGGTTGAGCAACCGGCTCCTGGATGCCGGCGCCCAGCCGGCCGGCCACGGGTCCAAGCTCGCGCGTGTGCTCTCGGCGGTGCAGTCCGCCGAGGCGAAGCCGACCACCAAGCCGCCCGAAGACCCGGTGCAGCGCGCGGTGGCCGAGCAGGTCGAAGAGTTGTTGGTGTGGGATCGGGCCGTGCGCGCCGACGTTTTCGATGCCGTGCACCAAATGCGGGTCACCACTCGCAAGATCCGCAGCCTGCTCAAGGATGCTCAAGCGGCGCTGGGCGTCTCCGACGACTGGTCCTACACCTGGGTGCTCGACGAGTTGCGCGAACTCGCCGGTGTGCTGGGCGTGGCCCGCGACGCCGAGGTGCTCGAGCAGCGCTATCAGCAGGAGCTGGACCGGCTGGCACCGGAGCTGGTGCGGGGCCCGGTGCGGGAACGCCTGGTGGAGGGTGCCAAGCGCCGGTATCAGGCCGGCTTGCGGCGATCGCTGATCGCGATGCGCTCGCAGCGCTACTTCCGGGTGCTCGACGCGCTCGATGCGATCGTGGCCGAGGGTTTCACCGCCGCGGCCGGCGGCAAGCCGGCGGTGACGATCGACACCGCCTACAAGAAGGTCCGCAAGGCCGCAAAGGCCGCCGCGGAATTGGAGCAGGCCACGCCGGAGGAGCACGGCCCCGACGCGGGTCCTGACGTCGAGGCCGACGCTGAGCACGACGAAGAGCACGACGAAGAGCACGACGAAGAGCATGACCATGATGAGGCGCTGCACGTAATCCGTAAGCGCGCCAAGCGACTTCGCTACACCGCGGCGGCCACCGGCGCGGACGACGTGTCCAAGGAGGCCAAGGCCATCCAGTCGTTGCTCGGCGATCATCAAGACAGCGTGGTCAGCCGCGAGCACCTGGCTCAGCAGGCCGACGCCGCCCACGCCGCGGGCGAAGACACCTTCACCTACGGACTGCTCTACCAGCAGGAGTCCGACCTGGCCGAGCGTTGCCGCGCGCAGCTCGACCGGGCGTTGCGCAAGCTCGACAAGGCGGTGAAGAAGGCACGCTGA